From one Pagrus major chromosome 21, Pma_NU_1.0 genomic stretch:
- the bcl10 gene encoding B-cell lymphoma/leukemia 10 — translation MDVPHLTEEEMAEIKKDVLTRLRHYLCDKIRAERHLDYLRARRILTRDDAEEISCRTTQTKRTAMLLDILAENPLGLDALCDSIREMRSQNFIITKITDEVQKAKNEKIESLRAGASSSSSDSKLSTPSTTSDLTTMFSNNSTVLFHPDGERSPSTSDVTGSLTLPSIQRGGSSPSGAGASIGVVSSTTSSSLLRPGDPGAPPLPDEVMVESPSNIDAGAQGCTSSGGDSNFQPLRSRSLDPTSHRSIF, via the exons ATGGATGTGCCTCATCTCACCGAAGAAGAAATGGCAGAGATTAAAAAAGAC GTGCTGACAAGACTGCGGCACTACCTCTGCGACAAGATTAGAGCCGAACGCCACCTCGACTACCTGCGCGCTCGCAGGATCCTGACGCGGGACGACGCAGAGGAAATCAGCTGCAGGACCACGCAGACAAAGAGGACGGCCATGTTGTTGGACATTCTGGCCGAGAACCCCCTGGGCCTGGACGCCTTGTGTGACTCCATAAGGGAGATGCGCTCGCAAAACTTCATCATCACCAAAATCACTGATGAGGTGCAAAAGGCCAAAAATGAGAAGATCGAGTCTCTCAGAG CCGGGGCCTCCAGTTCCTCGTCTGACAGCAAACTCAGCACTCCGAGCACAACCAGCGACCTCACCACCATGTTTTCAAACAACTCCACAGTGCTCTTCCACCCAGATGGAGAGCGGAGCCCTTCCACTTCAGATGTGACGGGCTCGCTCACCCTGCCATCCATACAGAGAGGTGGAAGCTCGCCCTCTGGGGCTGGTGCTAGCATCGGCGTAGTTTCATCAACAacctcctccagcctcctgAGGCCCGGAGACCCGGGAGCTCCTCCGCTACCGGACGAGGTAATGGTCGAATCCCCGTCCAACATAGATGCCGGAGCGCAGGGGTGCACCAGCAGCGGAGGAGACTCAAACTTCCAGCCGCTACGGTCGCGCTCGCTCGACCCGACGTCACATAGGAGCATCTTTTAA
- the ssx2ipa gene encoding LOW QUALITY PROTEIN: synovial sarcoma, X breakpoint 2 interacting protein a (The sequence of the model RefSeq protein was modified relative to this genomic sequence to represent the inferred CDS: inserted 2 bases in 1 codon) gives MGEWWTTVPIGTSMGNYEASRISHVTMSPSRQNNYVSMYSLPLSKSSYSVISAFCTEDNISQCISYINQELDSLGLSSICIEASSPGGAGLSAVPALNAMYELLQIHRRNMCTLEELEKEQLKKTSSLDHMQMNNSRLKDQLELSIREKSGLHEXQRQLQLKIKTLQSCLKTEKDEVQKLQNIIASRASQYSHDAKRKEREAAKLKERLSQLLVDRKDKKLAIDVLNCLGRSDGRRSHWKTAKATASHEGEMYKSLLSDYEASQRSLMLENAELKKVLQQMKKEMIHILSPRQPSSRRATADDSQEQADSDGEEKAGDSSRETLDQSCEHAREQLTNSIRQQWRKLRNHMEKLDSQASQVQNQLESNKEVIPRETHDEEMERMRREVQQCKEFIHAQQQLLQQQLNTSFDDETAALLNDCYTLEEKERLKEEWRLFEEQKRNFERERKNFTEAAIRLGREKKAFQEDRATWLKNQFLNMTPFTDRRRCSSSDGHSALSIRSEPEMRISSTNAQHAKSSTYATFSTPKPTQSATVPSTTELYRTLRLIPDSSSSRHSNRGCWQESSTFEDGDVRFKSKSRVRCGDLSIFSLGEDENSLT, from the exons ATGGGAGAGTGGTGGACAACTGTGCCAATAGGGACATCTATGG gAAACTATGAGGCATCCCGCATATCACATGTGACAATGTCCCCCTCAAGACAGAACAACTATGTGTCAATGTACAGTTTGCCCCTGTCCAAAAGCTCCTACAGTGTCATAAGTGCCTTTTGCACTGAGGATAATATTTCTCAGTGCATTTCATACATCAATCAG GAGCTTGACTCACTCGGCCTCTCCTCCATATGTATCGAGGCCAGCTCACCCGGGGGAGCCGGCCTGAGCGCAGTGCCAGCTCTGAATGCCATGTACGAGCTGCTCCAGATTCACCGGCGCAACATGTGCACTTTGGAGGAGCTCGAGAAAGAACAACTAAAGAAAACCAGTTCCTTGGACCACATGCAGATGAACAATTCTAGACTCAAG GATCAGTTGGAACTGTCCATAAGGGAGAAATCTGGTCTCCATGA ACAGAGGCAGCTACAACTCAAAATCAAGACTTTGCAGAGCTgcttgaaaacagaaaaagatgag GTTCAGAAGCTCCAGAATATCATCGCCAGCCGTGCCTCTCAGTACAGTCATGATGccaagaggaaagaaagagaagctgCAAAGCTCAAGGAGCGCCTCAGTCAGCTACTGGTTGACAGAAAGGATAAGAAACTAG CTATTGATGTGCTGAATTGCTTGGGACGGTCAGATGGTAGAAGGAGCCACTGGAAGACGGCAAAAGCGACAGCCAG CCATGAGGGTGAGATGTACAAGTCCTTGCTCAGTGACTATGAGGCAAGTCAGAGGTCCTTGATGCTGGAGAACGCTGAGCTTAAGAAAGTCCTCCAGCAGATGAAGAAGGAGATGATACACATCCTTAGTCCACGCCAGCCCTCGAGCAGAAGAGCCACAGCTGATGACAGTCAGGAGCAg GCTGATTCAGATGGGGAGGAAAAGGCGGGTGACTCCAGCAGGGAAACTCTGGACCAATCATGTGAACATGCAAGAGAGCAGCTCACCAACAGCATCCGCCAGCAGTGGAGGAAACTGAGGAACCATATGGAGAAGCTAGACAGCCAAG CCTCACAAGTTCAGAATCAACTGGAGTCTAATAAGGAGGTGATACCAAGGGAGACCCACGATGAAGAGATGGAGCGGATGAGGCGTGAAGTGCAGCAGTGCAAAGAGTTCATTCACGCACAGCAACAGCTCCTCCAG CAACAACTCAACACATCGTTTGATGATGAGACGGCAGCGCTTCTGAATGACTGCTACAcactggaggagaaggagcgtCTCAAAGAGGAGTGGAGGCTCTTTGAGGAACAGAAGAGAAACtttgagagggagagaaagaactTCACAGAGGCTGCTATTCGCTTGGGGCGAGAG AAAAAGGCCTTTCAAGAGGACCGTGCTACTTGGCTCAAGAATCAATTTTTGAACATGACTCCCTTCACAGACCGTAGGAGATGTTCCTCGTCTGACGGTCACAGTGCCCTTTCAATCA GAAGTGAGCCAGAGATGAGGATATCTTCCACGAACGCTCAGCATGCCAAATCATCAACCTACGCCACATTCTCCACTCCTAAACCTACACAAAGTGCTACTGTGCCATCCACAACCGAACTTTACCGGACACTCCGCCTCATACCAGACAGCAG ttccTCCAGACATTCAAATCGAGGATGCTGGCAAGAGTCGAGCACCTTTGAAGATGGAGACGTCCGGTTCAAGTCAAAAAGCAGAGTTCGATGTGGAGACTTGAGCATCTTCTCTTTGGGTGAAGATGAGAACAGCCTCACTTGA
- the LOC141016973 gene encoding CCN family member 1-like: MWKVFAVVSLCVTVVSASCPKDCRCPPDTPRCAAGVSLMLDGCGCCKVCARQLFEDCSKAQPCDHTKGLECNFGGVYGSAKGICRAKSDGRTCEYNNKIYQNGEIFRPNCKHQCTCMDGAVGCVSLCPHELMLPKLGCAKPRRVKVPGLCCEQLVCPEGTKTESSAMKKHRKKHSKDNKPSEDDLTNRNELAPVWRGESLPAFKSHPVGHMMVRGVECVSQTTDWSPCSKSCGTGVSTRVTNSNNQCKLVKETRICEVRPCNHMTFKRMKKGQKCTHTEKASRPLKLSHAGCRSLEKFQPRYCGSCSDGRCCRPHRTQTSPVHFRCRNGEIISRMVMLIESCKCDLNCSEKTASRHRLFNDIHKLKKF; this comes from the exons ATGTGGAAGGTTTTTGCCGTTGTGAGCCTCTGCGTCACAGTG gTGTCAGCCTCATGCCCGAAGGACTGTCGGTGTCCCCCTGACACCCCCAGATGTGCAGCAGGAGTCAGTCTCATGCTGGATGGCTGTGGATGCTGTAAAGTTTGTGCACGGCAGCTCTTTGAGGACTGCAGCAAGGCACAGCCATGTGACCACACAAAGGGACTGGAGTGCAACTTTGGAGGGGTATATGGCTCTGCTAAGGGCATCTGTCGAG CCAAATCAGATGGAAGAACGTGTGAGTACAACAACAAGATTTACCAGAACGGGGAAATCTTCCGTCCAAACTGCAAACACCAGTGCACTTGCATGGACGGTGCTGTTGGATGCGTCTCCCTCTGCCCACATGAGCTCATGCTGCCCAAACTGGGCTGCGCCAAGCCCAGGCGGGTCAAGGTACCGGGACTGTGCTGTGAGCAGCTTGTCTGCCCCGAGggaacaaagacagagagctCTGCGATgaagaaacacaggaaaaaGCACAGCAAAGACAACAAGCCGTCTGAAGACGACCTCACCAACAGGAATGAGTTGGCGCCTGTGTGGAGAGGAGAGTCTTTACCTG CTTTCAAGAGCCACCCAGTGGGCCACATGATGGTCAGAGGAGTCGAGTGCGTGTCTCAAACCACAGATTGGTCCCCCTGCTCTAAATCCTGCGGCACTGGAGTGTCCACCAGGGTGaccaacagcaacaaccagTGCAAACTGGTGAAGGAGACTCGGATCTGTGAAGTCCGCCCATGCAACCACATGACCTTTAAAAGAATGAAG AAAGGTCAgaagtgtacacacacagaaaaggcGAGCCGTCCACTTAAACTGTCCCACGCAGGCTGCCGTAGCCTGGAAAAGTTCCAGCCGAGGTACTGCGGGTCCTGCTCAGACGGGCGATGCTGCAGGCCTCACCGAACCCAGACGTCACCCGTCCACTTCCGATGCAGGAACGGCGAGATCATCAGCAGGATGGTGATGTTGATTGAGTCTTGCAAGTGTGACCTGAACTGCTCTGAAAAGACGGCTTCTCGTCACAGACTTTTTAATGATATCCACAAACTGAAAAAGTTCTGA
- the fuz gene encoding protein fuzzy homolog, whose translation MMLQDGSTQLLCLTASSGVPLFTRGASKQLPFSVIGSLNGVHMFGGGQGVALSSCETEGGGKVVWRVFKDSVMLIAVTGGGHGGAGSSKGEEVRLQRLLENVWNCMVLVLGQDELANVRNVERLKRDLRSCFSLIDQLLEERQEGILGNLTHCADSLLPPNPSLLQQAVDGFAQSADSEFGCLLVHGRIAAATEKWWRLAPQEVVLLSALMRSLSASGSASCDYPVFLPQGSPTVAHRLLRFQLLPGADVCVLCGPTPSLHRAESGLVVRFWTPLVETLRDCLAVGERCLPGSVSLRPDVLALLLINRETRRSVSCVRSPTYHPPGDPPLPSKARCWELMKLFYIFSTTRYFSQEESLCLTPEERAQGGNTEDFVLGFSHQPLQCYLVTEECKSFGLQTQQHQLFLLTPLSVPTFALRTVATQTLSDVVTATGF comes from the coding sequence ATGATGCTCCAGGATGGATCAAcgcagctgctctgcctcacaGCCAGCAGTGGGGTCCCTCTTTTCACAAGAGGAGCCTCCAAACAGCTGCCCTTCTCTGTCATCGGCTCCCTCAATGGTGTTCACATGTTCGGTGGTGGTCAGGGAGTCGCGCTGTCCTCCTGTGAGACTGAAGGCGGGGGTAAGGTGGTGTGGAGAGTCTTTAAGGACAGCGTGATGCTCATCGCTGTGACTGGAGGTGGACATGGAGGTGCAGGCAGCAGCAAAGGTGAGGAGGTGCGTTTACAGCGCCTCCTGGAGAATGTGTGGAACTGCATGGTGCTGGTGTTGGGGCAGGATGAGCTGGCCAATGTCAGGAATGTGGAGAGGCTGAAGAGGGATTTACGGTCCTGCTTCAGCCTCATTgatcagctgctggaggagaggcaAGAGGGCATCCTGGGTAACCTGACACACTGCGCTGATTCACTGCTGCCCCCTAACCCCTCTCTTCTTCAGCAGGCCGTGGATGGCTTTGCTCAGTCAGCAGATAGTGAATTTGGCTGCCTCTTGGTTCATGGGAGGATAGCTGCTGCGACTGAGAAATGGTGGCGTCTTGCACCGCAGGAAGTTGTACTGCTGTCTGCTCTGATGCGCTCCCTCTCAGCCTCTGGGTCAGCCTCTTGTGATTACCCAGTTTTCCTTCCTCAGGGCAGCCCCACTGTGGCCCACCGCCTGCTCCGCTTCCAGCTGCTCCCAGGGGCGGATGTGTGCGTGCTGTGCGGCCCGACACCTTCCCTGCACAGAGCCGAGAGTGGGCTGGTGGTTCGGTTCTGGACACCCCTGGTGGAGACCCTGAGAGACTGCCTGGCTGTTGGAGAGCGCTGCCTACCAGGATCTGTATCCCTGCGCCCTGATGTGCTGGCACTTCTTCTCATCAACCGTGAAACACGTCGCTCAGTCTCCTGTGTGCGGTCTCCCACTTATCACCCACCCGGTGACCCTCCATTACCCTCTAAGGCACGCTGCTGGGAGCTGATGAAGCTCTTCTACATCTTCAGCACGACACGCTACTTCTCCCAGGAGGAGAGTTTGTGTCTCACCCCAGAGGAGAGGGCTCAGGGAGGCAACACCGAAGACTTCGTCCTTGGATTCTCCCACCAGCCGCTGCAGTGCTATCTAGTTACAGAAGAATGCAAAAGCTTTGGACttcagacacaacaacaccagcTCTTCCTGCTTACCCCACTGTCAGTGCCCACCTTTGCCCTGCGTACGGTGGCCACACAGACTCTCTCTGATGTAGTTACAGCCACTGGGTTTTAA
- the LOC141016624 gene encoding guanine nucleotide-binding protein G(I)/G(S)/G(O) subunit gamma-5-like, which translates to MSGSSNLVAMKKVVQQLRFEASINRVKVSQAAADLQQFCMQNALQDPLLTGVSSSTNPFRPQKVCSFL; encoded by the exons ATGTCGGGTTCTTCTAATCTTGTAGCCATGAAAAAGGTGGTCCAGCAGCTCCGTTTCGAGGCGAGCATAAACAGAGTGAAG GTCTCCCAGGCGGCGGCAGACCTTCAACAGTTTTGCATGCAGAACGCCTTGCAGGACCCTCTGCTCACCGGTGTGTCCTCCAGCACCAACCCCTTCAGGCCGCAGAAAGTCTGCTCCTTCTTGTGA
- the mcoln3a gene encoding mucolipin-3: MEDREQLLTPRSEERSLNGHCRWSTHTRSLQSKVVEDFRRRLKYFFMNPCEKYRARGRKPWKLMLQILKIAIITVQLVSFGLSNEMMVTFKDENLVTFRHLFLKGYKDHRLGSYALYTKDDVYDHIYYVINRYTNLQNLTVGNLAYEMVDGEYTALSVCQEFYRNSSIDPGNETFDIDPYIEKDCVSIYPMQSFDNSSTLLTHINFSLDFKRLLSVRINLTLKTINLQTVRHHELPDCYDFHIMITFDNRAHSGKIKVDIENEVRIYECRDWNVEGTSDKNDYLLLSFDSVVILACFTSLILCTRSVINGIQLQFEFNTFFHANYNKIVSWSDRMEFVNGWYILIIVSDTLTIAGSALKIGIQTKYLTNYDVCSILLGTATMLVWVGVIRYLGFFKKYNILILTLRAAFPNVIRFCCCAAMIYLGYCFCGWIVLGPYHDKFRTLDKVTECLFSLINGDDMYATFLKMRDKSYMVWLFSRLYLYSFISLFIYMVLSLFIALITDTYETIKHHQQEKVPVSQLQAFIAECRDQPDSGRYQTDEDSASCCLSPCCCFR, translated from the exons ATGGAGGACCGTGAGCAGCTGTTGACCCCgaggtcagaggagaggagtctGAACGGCCACTGCAGGTGGAGCACTCACACTCGCAGCCTGCAGTCGAAGGTGGTGGAGGACTTCAGACGGAGGCTCAAGTATTTCTTCATGAACCCCTGCGAGAAATACAGAGCCAGGGGTCGAAAACCATGGAAACTGATGTTACAAATACTAAAAATTGCAATCATCACAGTCCAG ttAGTCTCTTTTGGCCTCAGCAACGAAATGATGGTCACCTTCAAAGACGAGAACCTGGTGACGTTCAGACACCTGTTTCTAAAAGGATACAAGGATCACCGACTGGGAAGCTACGCACTGTACACGAAAGATGATGTGTACGATCACATCTACTACGTTATCAACAGG TACACCAATCTCCAAAACCTGACAGTAGGTAACCTCGCATACGAGATGGTTGATGGGGAGTACACcgccctgtctgtgtgtcaggagTTTTACAGAAACAGCAGCATCGACCCAGGAAATGAGACCTTTGACATTGATCCATATATTGAAAAAG ATTGCGTTTCCATATATCCCATGCAGTCGTTTGACAACAGCAGCACTTTGCTGACACACATCAACTTCAGCTTAGATTTCAAAAG GCTGCTATCAGTGAGAATCAACCTGACTCTGAAAACCATCAATCTGCAGACTGTGCGCCACCACGAGCTACCAGACTGCTATGACTTCCATATAATG ATCACATTTGACAACCGTGCACACAGTGGAAAGATAAAGGTTGATATTGAAAATGAAGTACGAATCTATGAATGCAGAGACTGGAACGTGGAGGGCACTT cTGATAAAAACGATTACCTCCTCTTGTCCTTTGATTCTGTGGTCATCCTCGCCTGCTTCACCTCGCTCATCCTCTGCACAAGATCTGTCATCAATGGCATCCAACTCCAGTTT GAGTTCAACACGTTCTTCCACGCCAACTACAATAAAATTGTGTCTTGGTCGGACCGAATGGAGTTTGTGAACGGCTGGTACATCCTCATCATCGTGAGTGACACGTTGACCATCGCTGGGTCAGCGCTCAAAATTGGAATACAAACAAAG TACCTGACAAACTATGACGTCTGCAGTATCTTGCTGGGAACGGCCACGATGCTCGTCTGGGTTGGTGTGATTCGTTACCTTGGTTTCTTCAAGAAATACAAT ATATTAATCTTAACTCTGAGGGCGGCATTCCCAAATGTGATCCGATTCTGCTGCTGTGCCGCCATGATCTACCTTGGCTACTGTTTCTGCGGTTGGATCGTCCTCGGGCCTTATCATGACAAA TTCCGAACTCTCGACAAGGTGACAGAGtgcctcttctctctcatcaaCGGGGACGACATGTACGCCACCTTCCTGAAGATGAGAGACAAGAGCTACATGGTGTGGCTCTTCAGCAGACTCTACCTCTACTCCTTCATCTCCCTCTTCATCTACATGGTGCTCAGCCTGTTCATCGCTCTCATTACTGACACCTATGAGACCATCAAG caccaccagcaggagAAGGTACCAGTGTCCCAGCTTCAGGCCTTCATAGCAGAGTGCAGGGACCAGCCCGACTCTGGAAGATACCAGACTGATGAGGACTCAGCTTCCTGCTGCCTCTCTCCGTGCTGCTGCTTTCGATGA